Genomic segment of Paenalkalicoccus suaedae:
ATACCGTGCTTATCGTAGCGCTTTTATCTACTGCTTCACTAGTCTTAATTAATGTCTTTACAGAGGGCGAGCCAGAAGTGTTTGGTCAAGAGCTTAAAGTCGTTTACTCCGGTTCGATGGAGCCATTTATCCAGACTGGGGCGATCATAGGAATTAACACGATGGCAGATAAAGAGGCCATGCAGCCTGGGGATGTTGTCATGTATCAAAGTGAACCAGGAGTATTTGTTACTCACCGAATCGTTGAGCTAGTTGAGACGGGCCAGGGAACCGTGTATCGAACGAAAGGGGATAACAACGCAGACGTTGACCAACAGCTTTTATTGCCAGATAACATCTATGGTCTACACGGCAATATCAATATTCCTTACGTTGGATTCGCAATGGACTTTGCAAATTCGCAAATGGGATTGGTGCTTCTACTTATGATCCCAGGTGTCATCTTCTTATTCTACTCAGGCAAAATGCTTGTTGAAGGAACGAGAGAGATTAAGGCACACAAAAAGCAACTTGAGGAACAAAAGCTTACTTCAGAGTCAGCTTAAATACGGTTATTTCATGAAGGCGTGAAGCTACATGATTAACATAGATAAAAAATATCCAGTAAGGATAACAAATTAAAGGAGGAGTTAAGTATGGAAATGAAAAAGAAGATTGGCGTTGGGGTATTAACTGGTATGATCGGGCTTTCATTAGTAGGTGGCGGAACATGGGCTGCATTTAACGATGTGGAACAACTCAGTGGATCATTTGCAACTGGTGAGCTTGACTTTACTATTACTGATAGAACGGCAGGCGAGGATGGTAGCTTCGTACTATTTGAGGATGCTAACCTGAAGCCTGGTGACGAACTTCACCGTACGATTACATTCCGAAATAACGGGTCACTTCATATTGATAAACTACTTGTACATGTTGACGAAGGGGTTTTCGCACAAGATTTTAGCTCCATCCCAAATAGTGCAGAACTCTCAGCGGCTAAAGCAGAGTATGAAGGTGAATTCGGTTCGATTGAAGATGCTTTCTTAGACCAGTTCGTTATTACTTTCCTTGAATCAGACAGAGCAGCAGGTAACTTAGTAAACCCTGTTACTATCCCTGGAGCAAGATTCTCCTTACTTGACTTGAAAGAAAAGAACTATACTGGGAAGATTCGTTCTGAGTATATTACGAACGGAGACCTGGATCTTTCCACAACTCGAGGCCTTGAAGTAGGTGACCAGGACGTTATTAAATTCGAAATTGAATTTGAGAACGATGATGAGAGAATTGGAAGTGGCGGTGGAACAGACCGTCTCTTTAAGCAAAACGTCTTCCAAGGTGCTTCTATGAACTTTGGTCTTTCGATTGAAGCAACACAAGATGAAGGATTTGTTGGAACAGAGGATGGAGAGCTAGAAACTCGTAATGGTCTATATCAAGGAAACTAATAAATAATCTCGAGGGAGTGGCTGCTGCCCTCCCTTTCTTCTTTTTAGCAGGACATAGAAAGTAGGTGATCACCATGATGTCATATAAGCAAAAGCTTGGTGTAAGCGCATTGACTTTTATGCTTGGGTTGACTCTAGTAAGCGGAGGGACTCTCGCATTGTTTAACGATGTCGAACAAGTAACCGGGGAACATAGCACAGGAACCCTCGATATAAATGTGGAGGATTTAAGCGGAGCTACGACACTATCTTTATCCTCTAATGGGATTATCCCAGGAGAAACAAGGGATATCACGTATCGCATTCATAATACAGGTTCTATGTCGATTTCAGATATTGCTTTTTTTCTTGATGATTGTCAATTTGTAGGACCCTCTAGTAGCGGAGATACTGGACTTCAAGTCGATCGCGATTCCTATCTCAATATGCTGGACCTAAAAATTACAACAAAAGATAAAAATGGAGCTACAGAAGTACTAACAGACCCTACTTTTACTTTAGGAAAATTATGTGATAATGATTTCTCTCAGGTGAGTATCGCTAATAAAGTAGTGATTAATGGAGGTTCTTATTTAAATGTAGCACCTTCCAATCATTTACCTAGTCCAGGAGATTCCACTCACTATACAGATGTAACGTTTTCTATCTCATTCAATCCACCTGAAATGACTGCTAAAGAGACGTCGGCAGAGGATAGTATAGTGCAGACGGCTTCAGCAAAAAAACCACCTAATAATGAAAAAGAAAATGGTGGGAACAACGGAAACAGCGGAAATAACGGAAAAGACAAAGACAAAGACAAAGACAAAGACAAAGACAAAGACAAAGACAAAGACAAAGACAAAGACAAAGACAAAGACAAAGACACACCTCCAGAGGTGGTCATCACAGAGGTGGATTTAAGCGCTTCTATAGAAGTATCGTTCTCTCTAGAGGCTATTCAACATCAAGGGGTTACGGGCAAGACGAATTCTTACATTCAAAATGAAAATAGAGTTCGATTGCCTAAAAGCGATACGTCGAAATGACATAAATGGAAGCAGGTGATAATCGATGATGAGAAAAGTATTTATATGCATTGCTACGTGTTTTCTACTAGCTGCGCTTAGTTTCCCAACAAACGTATTAGCTGTTGATGGATTATCGTTATCTACAAGTAGGCAAGCGGTTTTATTTGATGATTCTAATGCAAAGCCAGGAGATGCTCTAGAGCGTGATTTATGGGTAATGAACGATGGAAGTATTAATTATTATTATAAATCTTCTGCAGAATTTGTTTCTGGGGATGAGTATTTATGGGATGCGATTATGTTAGAGGTCAGTAAGGTGAACCCCGATACAGAGGAGAAATTTGAACTTTACAAAGGTAAAATAGCTGATTTTGTTGGATTTGAGCCAAGATTTTTACGATCGCAAACGATGGAGCTACTTCATTTTAAGCTATATATTGATTACAGTCTTGATAATAGTTATCAAGGATTAAACGTTGATTTCTTGGTAACCTTATGGGCTGAGGCAGTGTCTTCGACGGATCCACCAACGGATGGACCACCGACAAATCCGCCTCCGGTGAATCCACCGCCAGTGGACCCACCTAATGAACCTGATCCAGAAGAGCCGGAAAATCCTGAAAATCCTGATCCAGAAGTGCCTGAAGAACCACCTATTATTGATCCTCCGGATGAGCCAGAGGTAGATCCGGTTGAACCAGAGGAGCCGACTGACCCGACTGATCCAGAAAATCCGGAAGATCCCGAAACGCCGATTGTCAGCGAGCCAGATGAACCTGAGGTAGGCAGTGAGGTTGATCCTCCTTCGAGTGGTGGAGACGGAGGTGCAATTCCGATTAACAATGATCGTGGAATAGGACCAGATCGTGTTATCGAAACTACAAATAACGGACTATTACCTCAGACAGGTGCGGAATCTCTCCAATACCTCGTTTATATTGGTTTAGGGTTAATTATTTATGGGGCTGGGTTTTATTTTTTACACATAGCTAGAAGAAATAGAAGGGCAGCTGATCTCGGATGAGAATAACAGCCCTCATTATGATCGTACTTGGCCTGCTCTTTATGTCGACTCCTCTTATAAAAGCGGAGCTCGATCAACAAAAGGAGCAGGCTTTATTAAAAGAGTTTGAAGAGCTCTCCGCGATTTTTGATCAAAAGATTAGAGAAGATGTTTATGAAGGCCCGCATACAGAGGGCGTTCCACTTGTTAAAGAGGATGAAACGGATGTCATTGGATTACTTTCTATCGATTCTATTGAATTGACCTTGCCTATACGGTTAGGGACTACAAACGATATTCTAAAGAGTGGGGCAGGGTTAATGACAGAATCGACGCCACTAGATAAGCGTGGGAACAGTGCAATAGCGGCTCACAGGCAATACAAATATGGGGTGCAATTTAATCGTTTAAATGAAGTAAGACGTCATGATCTTATTGAGGTAGAGCAAGTAAATGGGGATAAAAGAACGTATCAAGTTGAGCACATTAGCCGAGTATTACCTGACGAAATGCATGTTATTAAAGAAGCGCCGGGTCCATCTTTACTCACGTTAATAACGTGTGATCCGATGATAAACCCGACGCATCGCTTAATTGTTCAAGCAAAAGAGATCGATTATTAGTTCTGCTTCATTTTCCATTTGTTAAACTCTAAGAAATCTTTGAATTCTTCCTTAGAAATCCCAGAATTCATTGCGAGCTCCACTAGCTCCTGCCACTCTGCATCAAGTGAGGCAGAGCTTTTTTTTGTGGAAGCTGTATCGTTTAAGAGCTGATTCATATCAACGTCTAATACTTCAGCAATCTTCTCAATAAAAGAGATGGAAGGGTTAGACTGAATGTTTCGTTCAATAGCACTCAAATAAGATTTTGCTACTCCGGCCCGATCAGCTAGCTCGCTCATCGTGAGGCCCTTCTCTTGGCGATATTTCCGAACTCGTTCTCCTATCAACATGATCACCTCCAACAAAAATGACTAATAAATAAGAGTCATTGTACTTTATATCATACCATAAGTTTCGTTATTGAGAATGTGACATTCACAAATTTCGGCAATTTTAAACATTTTTTTGAGAAAATATAGAAAAAACCCAAGCTCGTAAAAAGAGCTTGGGTAAAATGCTAGGATGGATTGCCAGTCTCAATAGGATCCACACTTGGCTGTTTAGGTTTGGGAACTGCTTTTAAAGCAAGGTTCATCATGACAATTGCAACAATCCAATATAATCCGAAGGAGAATGGAAGCTGTGGTACGATAAGGTCGATGATAGCGAACACGACAGTTGGTAGCGTTACA
This window contains:
- a CDS encoding TasA family protein encodes the protein MMSYKQKLGVSALTFMLGLTLVSGGTLALFNDVEQVTGEHSTGTLDINVEDLSGATTLSLSSNGIIPGETRDITYRIHNTGSMSISDIAFFLDDCQFVGPSSSGDTGLQVDRDSYLNMLDLKITTKDKNGATEVLTDPTFTLGKLCDNDFSQVSIANKVVINGGSYLNVAPSNHLPSPGDSTHYTDVTFSISFNPPEMTAKETSAEDSIVQTASAKKPPNNEKENGGNNGNSGNNGKDKDKDKDKDKDKDKDKDKDKDKDKDKDTPPEVVITEVDLSASIEVSFSLEAIQHQGVTGKTNSYIQNENRVRLPKSDTSK
- a CDS encoding helix-turn-helix domain-containing protein, coding for MIGERVRKYRQEKGLTMSELADRAGVAKSYLSAIERNIQSNPSISFIEKIAEVLDVDMNQLLNDTASTKKSSASLDAEWQELVELAMNSGISKEEFKDFLEFNKWKMKQN
- a CDS encoding TasA family protein, yielding MEMKKKIGVGVLTGMIGLSLVGGGTWAAFNDVEQLSGSFATGELDFTITDRTAGEDGSFVLFEDANLKPGDELHRTITFRNNGSLHIDKLLVHVDEGVFAQDFSSIPNSAELSAAKAEYEGEFGSIEDAFLDQFVITFLESDRAAGNLVNPVTIPGARFSLLDLKEKNYTGKIRSEYITNGDLDLSTTRGLEVGDQDVIKFEIEFENDDERIGSGGGTDRLFKQNVFQGASMNFGLSIEATQDEGFVGTEDGELETRNGLYQGN
- the sipW gene encoding signal peptidase I SipW, giving the protein MVKKGLKLVSKLINTVLIVALLSTASLVLINVFTEGEPEVFGQELKVVYSGSMEPFIQTGAIIGINTMADKEAMQPGDVVMYQSEPGVFVTHRIVELVETGQGTVYRTKGDNNADVDQQLLLPDNIYGLHGNINIPYVGFAMDFANSQMGLVLLLMIPGVIFLFYSGKMLVEGTREIKAHKKQLEEQKLTSESA
- a CDS encoding class D sortase; protein product: MRITALIMIVLGLLFMSTPLIKAELDQQKEQALLKEFEELSAIFDQKIREDVYEGPHTEGVPLVKEDETDVIGLLSIDSIELTLPIRLGTTNDILKSGAGLMTESTPLDKRGNSAIAAHRQYKYGVQFNRLNEVRRHDLIEVEQVNGDKRTYQVEHISRVLPDEMHVIKEAPGPSLLTLITCDPMINPTHRLIVQAKEIDY